From the genome of Spinacia oleracea cultivar Varoflay chromosome 2, BTI_SOV_V1, whole genome shotgun sequence, one region includes:
- the LOC110792528 gene encoding uncharacterized protein encodes MEKNKQLKSTWLASQFLEIFKARPHWPAKEIMETVKRAYKILIKKGVAYKVKYNAHRMLHGSMQEHYNKVGRYLQALRDSDPNSHIILVTDSKNSPAVFQRLFICFNGVKKGWLAGCRKLLCIDACFLKTFLGGQLLVAVGRDGNDQMYPVAWAVVEGENNNSWEWFMHELQTYLELGQGDGLAVISDEHQSILAAVANILPNAEHRHCARHIFAHWHKSFKGDEMKLLFWRAVKAYNMADYNDALEEMEKVDPEAVVSFRSYRPVVFCRDFLNTDTQVDVIVNNLAETFNGYIINARTKHLIYMLEDIRTTLMQRLAVKNMDMEKTSVMVCPRIQAKLNLAKDAASLCTVTISTRTRFQVSHFMDVVTVDLVANTCTCRKWDLTGIPCCHAVACIFFCHKNAEDYVSHWYKRDTYMKAYSESIAPCVGDKHWPKVQLSLNPPPIKIGSGRPRVNRRKDPHENPKKPGRLTKHGIEMHCSVCK; translated from the exons ATGGAGAAAAATAAGCAACTAAAGTCAACTTGGCTTGCATCACAATTTCTTGAGATTTTCAAAGCAAGGCCGCATTGGCCTGCTAAAGAAATTATGGAAACTGTGAAGAGAGCTTATAAAATTCTTATCAAGAAGGGTGTTGCATATAAGGTAAAATACAATGCTCATAGGATGTTACATGGTTCAATGCAAGAACATTACAACAAGGTGGGCAGGTACTTGCAGGCATTGAGGGATAGTGATCCAAACTCTCACATAATTTTGGTCACTGATTCTAAAAATAGTCCAGCAGTATTTCAAAGGCTTTTTATATGTTTTAACGGGGTGAAAAAGGGTTGGCTGGCAGGTTGTAGAAAACTGTTGTGCATAGATGCTTGCTTCCTTAAGACATTCCTCGGAGGACAATTGTTAGTAGCAGTGGGGAGAGACGGGAATGATCAGATGTATCCGGTTGCATGGGCAGTGGTAGAAGGAGAAAACAATAATTCATGGGAGTGGTTCATGCATGAATTACAAACGTACTTGGAACTAGGTCAAGGAGATGGCCTTGCAGTCATATCAGATGAACATCAG AGTATTTTAGCTGCTGTTGCCAATATTCTCCCAAACGCTGAACACAGGCATTGTGCCAGACACATTTTTGCACACTGGCACAAATCTTTTAAAGGTGATGAGATGAAATTACTTTTTTGGAGGGCTGTTAAAGCTTATAATATGGCAGATTATAATGATGCCCTTGAGGAAATGGAGAAGGTTGACCCGGAAGCTGTTGTAAGTTTTAGATCCTATAGACCTGTGGTGTTTTGTAGAGATTTTTTAAACACGGATACACAAGTAGATGTGATTGTAAATAACTTGGCTGAGACTTTCAATGGGTACATTATTAATGCAAGAACAAAACATTTGATATACATGCTTGAGGATATTAGAACAACTTTGATGCAAAGACTAGCAGTTAAGAACATGGATATGGAGAAGACTTCTGTTATGGTGTGCCCTAGGATCCAAGCTAAACTGAATTTAGCTAAGGATGCTGCCTCCTTATGCACTGTCACAATATCCACACGTACTCGGTTTCAAGTTAGTCATTTTATGGATGTTGTGACAGTTGATCTAGTAGCTAATACATGCACATGTAGAAAATGGGATCTTACAGGGATTCCCTGTTGTCATGCCGTAGCATGTATATTTTTCTGTCATAAAAATGCCGAGGATTATGTTTCTCATTGGTACAAAAGAGACACCTACATGAAAGCATACTCTGAATCAATCGCTCCTTGTGTTGGTGATAAGCACTGGCCTAAAGTCCAATTGTCACTAAATCCACCTCCCATAAAAATAGGATCCGGTAGGCCTAGGGTGAATAGGAGGAAGGACCCTCATGAGAATCCAAAAAAACCAGGGAGGTTAACAAAGCATGGGATCGAAATGCATTGTAGTGTATGTAagtaa
- the LOC110792527 gene encoding DNA replication ATP-dependent helicase/nuclease JHS1 isoform X2 codes for MPPRKKSKASSSSTSKKTTQNTNSQPSKYGIQRFFGRLTQNPTKDDSTNSPQNPTKDDSANSPQNPKPCSNSLISEPPNGSKLAESRSYSRPSEGVKNGVENGVSQRIKVRKDTEEVGLAASDKNPKNGSELKRGGIAASEKIRVSKNLGSSSADGQSSKNGSKLGSDYTPPENLLVELTNSDDVFEVSPEISKCNPRKRFKFSPGMLIKQSQDDGGEEVTWRISPVNERVRAISKLAPDVVKALADASRLNSSSFQKLSDNCKWHSREGMVYEEQAMPTVTPEALEKSTSISNGTVFKRVSNGHATNTGGQYGNVPDLDNSDAISSQSPFRTPPSLSYRHDKPAESAVHKDGLREWTGLRQHKKDLFELLDQVQNAISVEDQIHSSGICSKTSDKRPVKVKSTSNKVAMKAQEEASLRFSDPYFLVLEVTEKRATTSDGAQCSLKVLRVLNELSGEEQCVHLWDDWFYSVIEPGDSVRVIGEFDNQGTCDVNHDNNLLVIHPNLLLSGTRIAGSFSCPRRAVLDERLRGGETSTAALTGTLLHQIFQAGLLMENPTIEPLQEFAKIVLQKNIEGLYACGVQEKDMRETLNDAIPRMCNWIKHFRDSQISNAPTVDFGPNDGPMKLSICDVVDIEEMAWAPKYGLKGMIDASLRVQVLSSSGVTNEKIMPLEFKTGKATSGQALTEHSAQLILYTLLLSERYMQKIDSALLYYLSTDQTLGSNVRRSDLIGLIIRRNELAHSIIKASKVQQLPPMLKSINMCRSCRHLNACAIYHKVHGGSAESSGLGDLFESLTDHLTTTHKVFFKQWDKLIDLEAKELQLPKFGHGRSYVSKNENFSSCLSAVVLDASDELHLQTCSKDERFVYRFVHKDNPVSNQRVLNQDSNSAENDLHSSLRSGDRVILSTESNNLAVASGIITDISRSHVSISCSKRLRLPRSTIASMSQDLYQEVWRIEKDEFATSFATMRFNMVQLFLLSAQSDRLRKLIVDLEILTAKDYALILGMPGTGKTSTMVYAVKALLMRGASVLLTSYTNSAVDNLLIKLKTQEIDFVRIGRCEVVHKEVQGHCLSDMDLHSVDEIKLKLDQVKVVAVTCLGITSPLLTNKKFDVCIIDEAGQTSLPVSLGPLMFSSKFVLVGDHYQLPPLVKSAEARENGMSVSLFRRLSEGHPQAISALQSQYRMSAGVMKLSNALIYGEKLRCGSPDVENAKLKLSNRGAMSSWLKEVLDVAKPVIFINTDILPAFETKEKKTVNNPIEAHIVAEVTGALANHGVEKGTIGIITPYNSQATLIKHVLNMEAVEVHTIDKYQGRDKDCIILSFVRSSRNPRNCSSSLLGDWHRINVALTRAKKKLIMVGSCKTLSKVPLLKLLIEKVEEQSGIFCITRKDFDPRIVETMLIC; via the exons ATGCCCCCAAGGAAAAAGTCAAAGGCTTCATCATCTTCAACATCCAAGAAAACCACTCAAAACACCAACTCTCAGCCTTCTAAGTATGGTATCCAGCGCTTTTTTGGGCGTCTTACTCAAAACCCTACAAAGGATGATTCTACTAATTCCCCCCAAAACCCTACAAAGGATGATTCTGCTAATTCCCCTCAAAACCCTAAACCTTGTTCCAATTCTCTGATTTCGGAACCACCCAATGGATCGAAATTAGCCGAAAGCAGGTCGTATTCGAGGCCAAGCGAGGGAGTGAAAAATGGGGTTGAAAATGGAGTTTCCCAGCGAATTAAGGTTCGAAAAGATACCGAGGAAGTGGGTTTAGCTGCTTCTgataaaaaccctaaaaatgggTCGGAATTGAAAAGGGGTGGAATTGCAGCATCTgagaaaattagggtttctaAGAATTTGGGTTCCTCTTCCGCTGATGGTCAAAGCTCTAAAAATGGGTCGAAATTAGGATCTGATTATACCCCGCCTGAAAATTTGTTGGTGGAATTGACTAATTCGGATGATGTTTTTGAGGTTTCGCCAGAAATTTCAAAGTGCAACCCTAGAAAACGTTTCAAGTTTTCTCCTGGAATg TTGATAAAGCAAAGCCAAGATGACGGAGGAGAAGAGGTGACATGGAGGATATCCCCTGTGAATGAGCGCGTTCGAGCCATCTCTAAGCTTGCTCCTGATGTGGTGAAAGCTTTAGCTGATGCTTCAAGGCTCAATTCTTCCAGCTTCCAGAAATTGTCTGACAATTGT AAGTGGCACTCTAGGGAGGGAATGGTTTATGAAGAACAGGCCATGCCAACAGTAACACCTGAGGCACTTGAAAAGTCAACCTCTATATCAAATGGTACTGTCTTTAAAAGGGTGAGTAATGGTCATGCTACAAACACGGGTGGCCAATATGGCAATGTGCCAGATTTAGATAATTCAGATGCTATTAGTTCTCAGAGCCCTTTTAGAACTCCACCTTCATTATCATATCGACATGACAAG CCTGCTGAGAGTGCTGTTCATAAAGACGGTCTAAGAGAATGGACAGGACTTAGGCAGCACAAAAAG GACCTGTTTGAACTTCTAGATCAAGTACAGAATGCAATTTCAGTTGAAGACCAGATACATTCATCTGGTATTTGCAGTAAAACCAGTGATAAGAGACCTGTAAAGGTTAAGTCAACTAGTAATAAAGTGGCAATGAAGGCACAAGAGGAGGCTAGTTTGCGATTTTCTGATccttattttcttgttttagaG GTCACTGAGAAACGTGCCACTACTTCAGATGGAGCTCAGTGTTCGTTGAAG GTTCTCCGTGTGTTAAATGAGCTAAGTGGGGAGGAACAGTGTGTACATCTGTGGGATGACTG GTTCTACAGTGTGATTGAGCCTGGAGACTCCGTACGAGTTATTGGAGAATTTGATAACCAGGGAACTTGTGATGTAAATCATGACAATAATCTTCTTGTTATACACCCAAACCTACTACTTTCGGGGACTCGG ATCGCGGGTAGTTTCAGTTGTCCTAGACGAGCAGTGTTGGATGAGAGGTTGAGAGGTGGTGAAACCTCTACTGCAGCATTAACTGGCACCTTGCTGCACCAAATCTTTCAG GCCGGGCTTTTAATGGAGAATCCCACAATAGAGCCGCTTCAGGAATTTGCAAAGATTGTTCTTCAGAAAAATATTGAAGGCTTGTATGCATGTGGAG TACAGGAGAAAGATATGCGTGAAACCTTGAATGATGCAATTCCAAGGATGTGCAATTGGATAAAACATTTTCGGGACTCTCAG ATTTCCAATGCACCTACAGTTGATTTTGGACCTAATGATGGACCGATGAAACTGAGCATATGTGAT GTAGTTGATATAGAGGAAATGGCATGGGCACCAAAGTATGGCTTGAAAGGAATGATTGATGCTTCCCTTCGAGTACAAGTTCTCTCAAGTTCCGGAGTAACTAATGAAAAGATCATGCCCCTAGAGTTCAAAACTGGTAAAGCAACCAGTGGACAG GCCTTGACAGAACACTCAGCACAATTGATTCTATACACTCTTCTCTTGTCTGAAAG ATACATGCAGAAGATTGATTCTGCTCTTCTATATTACCTGTCGACAGATCAGACGTTG GGATCAAATGTGCGGAGATCAGATTTGATTGGACTGATCATACGTCGCAATGAACTAGCACATAGCATCATTAAGGCTTCAAAGGTGCAGCAATTGCCACCGATGCTCAAG AGTATAAATATGTGTAGAAGCTGTCGCCATCTCAATGCTTGTGCCATTTATCACAAG GTGCATGGTGGAAGTGCTGAGAGCAGTGGGTTGGGAGACCTTTTTGAGTCATTGACAGATCATTTAACAACCACTCATAAAGTTTTCTTTAAACAATGGGATAAGTTAATTGACCTAGAAGCTAAAGAGTTGCAG CTTCCCAAATTTGGGCATGGGAGATCATATGTTTCAAAGAATGAAAATTTCTCCAGCTGCCTCTCTGCGGTGGTTCTTGACGCCTCAGATGAGCTTCACTTGCAAACATGTTCCAAAGATGAACGCTTTGTATATCGCTTTGTGCACAAGGACAATCCCGTTTCTAATCAGAGAGTGCTTAATCAAGATTCTAATTCTGCGGAGAATGACTTGCATTCCAGTCTCCGCAGTGGTGATCGTGTG ATATTGAGCACCGAGTCCAACAATCTTGCAGTTGCAAGTGGTATTATCACAGATATCAGTCGCTCTCATGTTTCA ATTTCATGTTCGAAGCGCTTGCGGCTTCCAAGGAGTACTATAGCTTCAATGTCACAGGATTTATATCAGGAAGTCTGGCGGATAGAGAAGGATGAATTTGCTACATCCTTCGCTACCATGAG GTTCAACATGGTACAGCTCTTTCTGCTAAGTGCACAAAGTGATCGTTTGAGGAAGCTAATTGTGGATCTCGAG ATTCTCACAGCTAAAGATTACGCTCTTATTCTGGGAATGCCTGGGACTGGAAAAACGTCCACTATGGTATACGCTGTCAAGGCTTTGTTGATGAGAGGAGCATCTGTCCTGCTTACATCATACACTAACTCGGCTGTAGATAATCTGCTTATCAAACTAAAAACTCAG GAGATAGACTTTGTACGTATTGGACGATGCGAAGTTGTGCATAAGGAAGTTCAAGGGCATTGTCTGTCAG ATATGGACCTTCATAGTGTGGATGAAATCAAATTGAAGCTCGATCAAGTCAAAGTTGTTGCGGTTACTTGTCTCGGAATAACTAGTCCTTTGCTCACAAATAAGAAATTTGATGTTTGCATAATTGACGAAGCTGGACAGACTAGCCTTCCG GTATCTCTTGGGCCTTTGATGTTTTCTTCAAAGTTTGTCCTTGTTGGAGACCATTATCAGCTGCCACCACTTGTGAAG AGTGCAGAGGCTCGAGAAAATGGAATGTCTGTAAGTTTGTTTCGCAGGCTATCAGAAGGACATCCTCAAGCAATATCAGCACTGCAAAGTCAG TATCGTATGTCTGCAGGTGTCATGAAATTGTCAAATGCCCTTATATATGGTGAAAAACTGCGTTGTGGTTCTCCAGATGTGGAAAATGCAAAGCTTAAGTTATCAAACAGAGGGGCCATGTCATCATGGTTAAAGGAG GTTTTAGATGTAGCCAAACCAGTAATATTTATCAACACAG ATATCTTACCTGCCTTTGAGACAAAGGAGAAGAAGACTGTGAATAACCCAATTGAAGCTCATATTGTAGCAGAG GTCACAGGGGCATTAGCTAATCATGGAGTTGAAAAGGGGACAATCGGAATCATTACCCCTTACAACTCTCAGGCAACTCTAATCAAACATGTTCTGAATATGGAAGCTGTGGAGGTCCACACAATTGATAAATATCAG GGACGGGACAAGGACTGCATAATTTTGTCCTTTGTTAGGTCATCTCGAAATCCAAGGAACTGCTCATCTTCACTACTTGGTGATTGGCATAGAATCAACGTGGCTTTGACACGTGCTAAG AAGAAGCTGATAATGGTGGGTTCATGCAAAACTCTTTCTAAAGTTCCACTTCTAAAGCTTCTCATTGAAAAAGTTGAAGAGCAGTCTGGAATTTTTTGTATCACCAGGAAGGATTTTGATCCCAGGATAGTTGAAACAATGCTCATATGTTAG
- the LOC110792527 gene encoding DNA replication ATP-dependent helicase/nuclease JHS1 isoform X1 — MPPRKKSKASSSSTSKKTTQNTNSQPSKYGIQRFFGRLTQNPTKDDSTNSPQNPTKDDSANSPQNPKPCSNSLISEPPNGSKLAESRSYSRPSEGVKNGVENGVSQRIKVRKDTEEVGLAASDKNPKNGSELKRGGIAASEKIRVSKNLGSSSADGQSSKNGSKLGSDYTPPENLLVELTNSDDVFEVSPEISKCNPRKRFKFSPGMLIKQSQDDGGEEVTWRISPVNERVRAISKLAPDVVKALADASRLNSSSFQKLSDNCKWHSREGMVYEEQAMPTVTPEALEKSTSISNGTVFKRVSNGHATNTGGQYGNVPDLDNSDAISSQSPFRTPPSLSYRHDKPAESAVHKDGLREWTGLRQHKKDLFELLDQVQNAISVEDQIHSSGICSKTSDKRPVKVKSTSNKVAMKAQEEASLRFSDPYFLVLEVTEKRATTSDGAQCSLKVLRVLNELSGEEQCVHLWDDWFYSVIEPGDSVRVIGEFDNQGTCDVNHDNNLLVIHPNLLLSGTRIAGSFSCPRRAVLDERLRGGETSTAALTGTLLHQIFQAGLLMENPTIEPLQEFAKIVLQKNIEGLYACGVQEKDMRETLNDAIPRMCNWIKHFRDSQISNAPTVDFGPNDGPMKLSICDVVDIEEMAWAPKYGLKGMIDASLRVQVLSSSGVTNEKIMPLEFKTGKATSGQALTEHSAQLILYTLLLSERYMQKIDSALLYYLSTDQTLGSNVRRSDLIGLIIRRNELAHSIIKASKVQQLPPMLKSINMCRSCRHLNACAIYHKVHGGSAESSGLGDLFESLTDHLTTTHKVFFKQWDKLIDLEAKELQLPKFGHGRSYVSKNENFSSCLSAVVLDASDELHLQTCSKDERFVYRFVHKDNPVSNQRVLNQDSNSAENDLHSSLRSGDRVILSTESNNLAVASGIITDISRSHVSISCSKRLRLPRSTIASMSQDLYQEVWRIEKDEFATSFATMRFNMVQLFLLSAQSDRLRKLIVDLEAPRFDSGSILSQDPAISYIWSEKNLNADQRRAIIKILTAKDYALILGMPGTGKTSTMVYAVKALLMRGASVLLTSYTNSAVDNLLIKLKTQEIDFVRIGRCEVVHKEVQGHCLSDMDLHSVDEIKLKLDQVKVVAVTCLGITSPLLTNKKFDVCIIDEAGQTSLPVSLGPLMFSSKFVLVGDHYQLPPLVKSAEARENGMSVSLFRRLSEGHPQAISALQSQYRMSAGVMKLSNALIYGEKLRCGSPDVENAKLKLSNRGAMSSWLKEVLDVAKPVIFINTDILPAFETKEKKTVNNPIEAHIVAEVTGALANHGVEKGTIGIITPYNSQATLIKHVLNMEAVEVHTIDKYQGRDKDCIILSFVRSSRNPRNCSSSLLGDWHRINVALTRAKKKLIMVGSCKTLSKVPLLKLLIEKVEEQSGIFCITRKDFDPRIVETMLIC, encoded by the exons ATGCCCCCAAGGAAAAAGTCAAAGGCTTCATCATCTTCAACATCCAAGAAAACCACTCAAAACACCAACTCTCAGCCTTCTAAGTATGGTATCCAGCGCTTTTTTGGGCGTCTTACTCAAAACCCTACAAAGGATGATTCTACTAATTCCCCCCAAAACCCTACAAAGGATGATTCTGCTAATTCCCCTCAAAACCCTAAACCTTGTTCCAATTCTCTGATTTCGGAACCACCCAATGGATCGAAATTAGCCGAAAGCAGGTCGTATTCGAGGCCAAGCGAGGGAGTGAAAAATGGGGTTGAAAATGGAGTTTCCCAGCGAATTAAGGTTCGAAAAGATACCGAGGAAGTGGGTTTAGCTGCTTCTgataaaaaccctaaaaatgggTCGGAATTGAAAAGGGGTGGAATTGCAGCATCTgagaaaattagggtttctaAGAATTTGGGTTCCTCTTCCGCTGATGGTCAAAGCTCTAAAAATGGGTCGAAATTAGGATCTGATTATACCCCGCCTGAAAATTTGTTGGTGGAATTGACTAATTCGGATGATGTTTTTGAGGTTTCGCCAGAAATTTCAAAGTGCAACCCTAGAAAACGTTTCAAGTTTTCTCCTGGAATg TTGATAAAGCAAAGCCAAGATGACGGAGGAGAAGAGGTGACATGGAGGATATCCCCTGTGAATGAGCGCGTTCGAGCCATCTCTAAGCTTGCTCCTGATGTGGTGAAAGCTTTAGCTGATGCTTCAAGGCTCAATTCTTCCAGCTTCCAGAAATTGTCTGACAATTGT AAGTGGCACTCTAGGGAGGGAATGGTTTATGAAGAACAGGCCATGCCAACAGTAACACCTGAGGCACTTGAAAAGTCAACCTCTATATCAAATGGTACTGTCTTTAAAAGGGTGAGTAATGGTCATGCTACAAACACGGGTGGCCAATATGGCAATGTGCCAGATTTAGATAATTCAGATGCTATTAGTTCTCAGAGCCCTTTTAGAACTCCACCTTCATTATCATATCGACATGACAAG CCTGCTGAGAGTGCTGTTCATAAAGACGGTCTAAGAGAATGGACAGGACTTAGGCAGCACAAAAAG GACCTGTTTGAACTTCTAGATCAAGTACAGAATGCAATTTCAGTTGAAGACCAGATACATTCATCTGGTATTTGCAGTAAAACCAGTGATAAGAGACCTGTAAAGGTTAAGTCAACTAGTAATAAAGTGGCAATGAAGGCACAAGAGGAGGCTAGTTTGCGATTTTCTGATccttattttcttgttttagaG GTCACTGAGAAACGTGCCACTACTTCAGATGGAGCTCAGTGTTCGTTGAAG GTTCTCCGTGTGTTAAATGAGCTAAGTGGGGAGGAACAGTGTGTACATCTGTGGGATGACTG GTTCTACAGTGTGATTGAGCCTGGAGACTCCGTACGAGTTATTGGAGAATTTGATAACCAGGGAACTTGTGATGTAAATCATGACAATAATCTTCTTGTTATACACCCAAACCTACTACTTTCGGGGACTCGG ATCGCGGGTAGTTTCAGTTGTCCTAGACGAGCAGTGTTGGATGAGAGGTTGAGAGGTGGTGAAACCTCTACTGCAGCATTAACTGGCACCTTGCTGCACCAAATCTTTCAG GCCGGGCTTTTAATGGAGAATCCCACAATAGAGCCGCTTCAGGAATTTGCAAAGATTGTTCTTCAGAAAAATATTGAAGGCTTGTATGCATGTGGAG TACAGGAGAAAGATATGCGTGAAACCTTGAATGATGCAATTCCAAGGATGTGCAATTGGATAAAACATTTTCGGGACTCTCAG ATTTCCAATGCACCTACAGTTGATTTTGGACCTAATGATGGACCGATGAAACTGAGCATATGTGAT GTAGTTGATATAGAGGAAATGGCATGGGCACCAAAGTATGGCTTGAAAGGAATGATTGATGCTTCCCTTCGAGTACAAGTTCTCTCAAGTTCCGGAGTAACTAATGAAAAGATCATGCCCCTAGAGTTCAAAACTGGTAAAGCAACCAGTGGACAG GCCTTGACAGAACACTCAGCACAATTGATTCTATACACTCTTCTCTTGTCTGAAAG ATACATGCAGAAGATTGATTCTGCTCTTCTATATTACCTGTCGACAGATCAGACGTTG GGATCAAATGTGCGGAGATCAGATTTGATTGGACTGATCATACGTCGCAATGAACTAGCACATAGCATCATTAAGGCTTCAAAGGTGCAGCAATTGCCACCGATGCTCAAG AGTATAAATATGTGTAGAAGCTGTCGCCATCTCAATGCTTGTGCCATTTATCACAAG GTGCATGGTGGAAGTGCTGAGAGCAGTGGGTTGGGAGACCTTTTTGAGTCATTGACAGATCATTTAACAACCACTCATAAAGTTTTCTTTAAACAATGGGATAAGTTAATTGACCTAGAAGCTAAAGAGTTGCAG CTTCCCAAATTTGGGCATGGGAGATCATATGTTTCAAAGAATGAAAATTTCTCCAGCTGCCTCTCTGCGGTGGTTCTTGACGCCTCAGATGAGCTTCACTTGCAAACATGTTCCAAAGATGAACGCTTTGTATATCGCTTTGTGCACAAGGACAATCCCGTTTCTAATCAGAGAGTGCTTAATCAAGATTCTAATTCTGCGGAGAATGACTTGCATTCCAGTCTCCGCAGTGGTGATCGTGTG ATATTGAGCACCGAGTCCAACAATCTTGCAGTTGCAAGTGGTATTATCACAGATATCAGTCGCTCTCATGTTTCA ATTTCATGTTCGAAGCGCTTGCGGCTTCCAAGGAGTACTATAGCTTCAATGTCACAGGATTTATATCAGGAAGTCTGGCGGATAGAGAAGGATGAATTTGCTACATCCTTCGCTACCATGAG GTTCAACATGGTACAGCTCTTTCTGCTAAGTGCACAAAGTGATCGTTTGAGGAAGCTAATTGTGGATCTCGAG GCTCCTAGATTCGACAGTGGGTCTATACTTAGCCAAGATCCTGCTATATCCTACATTTGGTCTGAGAAAAATTTAAATGCTGATCAGCGCAGGGCAATTATCAAG ATTCTCACAGCTAAAGATTACGCTCTTATTCTGGGAATGCCTGGGACTGGAAAAACGTCCACTATGGTATACGCTGTCAAGGCTTTGTTGATGAGAGGAGCATCTGTCCTGCTTACATCATACACTAACTCGGCTGTAGATAATCTGCTTATCAAACTAAAAACTCAG GAGATAGACTTTGTACGTATTGGACGATGCGAAGTTGTGCATAAGGAAGTTCAAGGGCATTGTCTGTCAG ATATGGACCTTCATAGTGTGGATGAAATCAAATTGAAGCTCGATCAAGTCAAAGTTGTTGCGGTTACTTGTCTCGGAATAACTAGTCCTTTGCTCACAAATAAGAAATTTGATGTTTGCATAATTGACGAAGCTGGACAGACTAGCCTTCCG GTATCTCTTGGGCCTTTGATGTTTTCTTCAAAGTTTGTCCTTGTTGGAGACCATTATCAGCTGCCACCACTTGTGAAG AGTGCAGAGGCTCGAGAAAATGGAATGTCTGTAAGTTTGTTTCGCAGGCTATCAGAAGGACATCCTCAAGCAATATCAGCACTGCAAAGTCAG TATCGTATGTCTGCAGGTGTCATGAAATTGTCAAATGCCCTTATATATGGTGAAAAACTGCGTTGTGGTTCTCCAGATGTGGAAAATGCAAAGCTTAAGTTATCAAACAGAGGGGCCATGTCATCATGGTTAAAGGAG GTTTTAGATGTAGCCAAACCAGTAATATTTATCAACACAG ATATCTTACCTGCCTTTGAGACAAAGGAGAAGAAGACTGTGAATAACCCAATTGAAGCTCATATTGTAGCAGAG GTCACAGGGGCATTAGCTAATCATGGAGTTGAAAAGGGGACAATCGGAATCATTACCCCTTACAACTCTCAGGCAACTCTAATCAAACATGTTCTGAATATGGAAGCTGTGGAGGTCCACACAATTGATAAATATCAG GGACGGGACAAGGACTGCATAATTTTGTCCTTTGTTAGGTCATCTCGAAATCCAAGGAACTGCTCATCTTCACTACTTGGTGATTGGCATAGAATCAACGTGGCTTTGACACGTGCTAAG AAGAAGCTGATAATGGTGGGTTCATGCAAAACTCTTTCTAAAGTTCCACTTCTAAAGCTTCTCATTGAAAAAGTTGAAGAGCAGTCTGGAATTTTTTGTATCACCAGGAAGGATTTTGATCCCAGGATAGTTGAAACAATGCTCATATGTTAG